GGCCCCGACTGACATCTCGTTCAGGCTGGACGGATCGATAATCCGTTCGGCCTTGCCTGTGCGTTCCTCGGCGTAGCGCAGATAGGCGCGGCCCACCTCGGCCAGCGCAGACCGGTCACCCGCCTGGCTCAGCGCGTGCTCGATGTCTTCGGGACGCTGATCGCCCAGCGGCGAGGCCGCCATCCAGAAAATACTGTTATATCGCTCCAGCCGCCCCACGCCCTCGCCGGCGCCCAGCGCCCGGGCGAGCCAGCTGGCGCCGGCGGCGGGGGGCGCGACGATGAAGACCGGACGCGCGTCCAGCAGGCCCGCGTCCTGCTGACTGCCCGCAAAGCGCGGATCGTACACGCTCAGCAAATGGGTGATGGACTGTTCGTGGCGCTCCACATCAAAGGGCGCGGATTCGCGGTAGAAGGCGGCGCCTTCGGTGACCCGCCGGGCGGACACGTCATATTCGCCCACATCCTCGTAGGCCTTGGCGATAGCGTAGGCGAGAACGCCGCGCTGCTCGGCCGAGGCGGCTTCGGGCAGGTTGAGCCGTGTCTGCTCCATATGCGCCAGCACGTCATCGCCGGCGGTGAAGGTGTGGGCCTGGGCCAGGCCCTCATAGGAAATCGCGTCGCCGCCGCTCAGGGCCACGGCCAGGCGGAAATGGGTTTCGGCCTCCGCCGCCCGGCCCAGCTCCAGCAGCGCCCGTCCGGCGCGCCGGCGCAGGACCACATCCTCGGGGAAGCGCTTGATCTGGGTTTCGAAGACTTTCAGCGCGTTGGCGTGGTCGCCCATCGCCGTATAGACCGCCGCCACCCACAGCCAGGATTCCAGATGATCGGGCGAGGCTTCGGCCACCCGGCCGGCGGCCTGAAGCGCTGCAAAATCATCGCCGGCCTGCAGGCAGGCGCCCGCCACGCTCGCCCAGTCGGCGCCCAGCGGCATTTCAGCGGCCAGCATGGCGCGCGCAGCACGCGACATTTCCAGCAGATTTTCGGCCTGAATGGCGGCCTGAAGGCGGGCGACAGGATCGGACATGGCGGATGCAACCAGGATGAGGGTTGAAATGAAGGCGGGATGGCAGGCGGAACGGGCGGGCAAACTAGCCGCGCGCCGCCGCATGCGCCACCCTGCGTCGCCACAAGCACTTGCAAGGGGCAGGCCGTTTGGGCCATGACCCGGATGACACATGGGGAGCATCTCGATGACTGAACCTGCCGATCTTGCCCGCCAACCGCGCGCCGTGGCCGCGCGCGCCTGGTTTGAATCCCTGCGCGACCAGATCTGCGCCGCGTTCGAGGCGCTGGAAGACGCCGCCGATCCTGCGCTCTACCCGGGCGAGCCGGCCCGCTTCGAGCTGACGCCCTGGAAGCGCGGCGACGGGGCGGAGGATCTGGGCGGCGGCGTGATGGGCCTGATGCGCGGGCGCCTGTTTGAAAAGGTCGGCGTGCACGTCTCTACCGTTTACGGGCGGTTCTCGCCGCAATTTGCCGGTCAGGTGCGCGGCGCCGCGGAAGACCCGCGCTTCGCCGCCACGGGCATTTCGCTGATCGCCCATATGCGCAATCCCCATGTGCCGGCGGTGCACATGAATACCCGCTTCATCTCCACCCAGCTGAGCTGGTTTGGCGGCGGGATGGACCTCAACCCGACCCAGGACTATCAGCGCCAGGACGATTTCGAGGACACGGTGCTGTTTCACGCAGCCGCCAAGGCAGCCTGCGACCGTGCTGATCCGGAATACCATCCCCGCTACAAGGCCTGGTGCGAGGAGTATTTCTGGCTCAAGCACCGCGCCGAGCCGCGCGGCACGGGCGGAATATTTTATGACCATCTCGACACCGGCGATCATGACGCCGATTTCACCTTCACCCAGGATGTGGGCAAGGCCTTCCTGGAGGCTTATCCGGCCATTGTGCGCGCGCGCATGGGCACGCCCTGGACTGAAGCCGACCGGCGCGAGCAGCTGATCAGGCGCGGACGCTATGCCGAGTTCAACCTGCTCTATGACCGCGGCACCAAGTTCGGTCTGGAAACCGGCGGCAATATCGAGAGCATTCTGTCGTCTATGCCGCCGGAAGCCATCTGGCCCTAGAGGGCTGGTTCAGGCCTGTAGGCTGCACCCAAACAGAAAACGCCCCGCTGTCGCCAGCGGGGCGTTTTTGTATGCGCTGCAAGCCGGTGAGGCTTAAGCGGCTTTCTTGGTCAGGGTCTGGGTCAGCAGTTCCAGCGCCTTGTCCCGGTCGACCTTCTCCACGGCGGCAACCTCGCGCACCATGCGGTCGAGGGCCGATTCATAGAGCTGGCGTTCGGAATAGGATGGCTCGGGCTGGTCTTCCTGACGGTGCAGGTCGCGGACCACTTCGGCGATGGAGATGAGATCGCCCGAATTGATCTTCGCTTCGTATTCCTGGGCGCGGCGGCTCCACATGGTGCGCTTGATGCGCGGCTTGCCCTTCAGCGTGCCGATCGCGTCTTTCAGCACCTGTTCGCTGGCCAGCGGACGCATGCCCGACGTGGTCGCCTTGGAGGTCGGCACGCGCAGGGTCATCTTGTCCTGCTCAAACGAGACCACATACACCTCGATATCGAACCCGGCGACGGTTTCCTTCTCGACGCCAGTGACCCGGCCCACCCCGTGGGCGGGATAGACGATGTAATCACCTTTTTTGAACGACTTGTTATCGTTGGCGGTTTTCTTTGTCATGGAGGCTCCCGTGTCCTTTTTGGGCTGGCGTCCCCGGAGTGCGGGACTGCGCCAGCCATGATGACAGTCCCGACTTCACATGCGCTTGCCGGCGGACGTGCGCGCCCGGCCGGGCCGAACTGAACATAAAGAAAAACCGCGTGCGGACCTGGCATCGGTCCGGCAGGCGGGATTCTTGAAAGATGATCAGTTCAAGACAGACATCCTCAGGCCGCCAGATGGCGGTCTATCCGATATGTCAGGGATATAACACAAAAACGGCCAAAACTCAACGTGCTGCGCGCGCGAAGACGCGCCGCATACGGACATGAGTTAACCAAAGCTTAACTGGATGGCCGGCGCGGCTATTCGCCTGAGCCAGGCTTCTCGGAGAAGTATTTCTCCAGCTTTCCCGTCTCTGTTTCAAAATCCGCCGCGTCAGGGGGCGCATCTTTCTTGACGGTGATGTTGGGCCAGCTCGCCGCATATTTGGAATTGATCGCCAGCCATTTGCCGTCCGAATCATCTTCAGTGTCCGGCTTGATCGCTTCGACCGGGCATTCAGGTTCGCAGACGCCGCAATCAATGCACTCGTCGGGATGGATGACGAGCATGTTCTCGCCCTCGTAGAAACAGTCTACGGGGCAGACCTCGACACAGTCGGTGAATTTGCAGCGGATGCAGGCGTCAGTGACGATGTAGGTCATCGAGGAAGCGCAATACCTTTGATGATCAAACCTGGGGCGGGACGTGGAGCGGGATTTGGCGTCCGCGCGCCGGTTTGTCAATCGCGCCGCTTGTCCAGCGCTCAGCCAGCCCCGCTTTCGGCCTCGTACAACCCGCGCGCCTCGGCCGGCGGACCGCGCCGCTCAGCCAGCGCCAGGACGGCGATGCGCACCACGTCTCCGCCGCGCGTAAACACTAGCCGGTCCCCGGCGCGCACCAGCGCCGCCGCGCGCGTCAGGCGCTGCACCTGACCGAATCGCTCAATGCGCACCCGGCCTGCCGAAATCGCCTCCGCCGCCAGCGCGCGTGATTTGAAAAGGCGGGCGCGAAACAGCCAGATATCGCAGCGCTGGCTCGCCGCTTCTGACTCCGGCGTCACGCGCGCTTGTCCCGGGCGGCGCGGCGCGGCCGGGGACGGCGCGCTTTGGCGGGCCGGGCTGCGGCAGGGTTGGCGGCGGGCGTGAGGCTGAGCGCCGCCAGGGCGGCGAAGGGCGTGTCGGCGGGCGGCGGCGTCCCGGGCGCCTCGCGATCGGGTTCGCGGCGCGCCCGGCTGGCCCACAGTTCCGGGCTGCCGCCTTCGGCTTTGCGTACGCGGCGATAGCCCAGCGCGCGCAGCACCCCGCACAGCGCCTCCTCGTCGCATCCCAGCAAATTCATCATCTCGGGCGCAGGCGTGAAACGGCGCGACTTGTCAGCCTGGCGGGCATCCCGGATCAGGTCGGCGAGGCGTTCGAGCATGTCCAGACGCACCGCCAGCGGCCCGCACACCTGATACCCGGCGCAGGCGTGAGCCGCGGCATCCAGCGACGGGTCCGGCGCCACACTCGTGCGTCCGGGCGGCGGACGGAAGGCGCGCGCCGCGTCGCCCGTATGAACCGCATGCAGCAAAGCGTTCAGGCGCGCGGCGCGGGGTTTCAGGAGCGCCGGCATGAACACGCCATGCTCGCCCAGCCGCACGCCGGCCGAGCGCAGCTGGCGGCGTTCCTGGGTCGACAGCGCAGCGATGTCAGCGGCCAGCGCCTGGCGCGGCGCCGCGCCATGACCTTCCACCAGCCGGTAGGCAATCCCACGCGCCAGACCGTCCAGACCGCCCGTCCGCGCCCCCACAGCCTCACGCAGGCTCAAAAGCGGTCCCAGAACGGCGCGCGCCTGATCCGCCGCGAAGGCCTCCAGCCGGCGCTCGGCGCGGGCGCCCGCTTCAGCTGCGCCCAGCTCGCCGCCAATCAGCGCGGCGCCGGGCGTGAACGGGTCGGGACCAGGGGTCAGGCGCGCCACCGGCTCGTCCTGCCACAGCACGCGGCCTTCCTCGTCCAGCGCCAGCGCATCGTCTTCCGCGCGCGCCAGCTGGCCCAGGCGCCGGTTGATTTCGGGGCGTACGGCCTTGAGCGCGGCATTGGCCACGGCCCGGCGCGCCAGCGGCCCGCCAGCCGCGTCTGCGCGGAACGCCAACCCGTCCAGGCGCCCGACGAAATGGCCCTCCACAGTGACTTCTCCAGAGCCGTCGAGCCCGGCCTGCAGATCAATATTTTCGCGCAGGCCCTTCATCAAAGCGCTGGTGCGCCGGTCGATGAAGCGCGCGGTCAGCTGTTCGTGCAGGGCGTCGGACAGCGCATCCTCCACCTCTCGGGTGCGCGCCTGCCAGTAGGACGGATTGCCCGTCCAGGATGGCCGGTGGGCGGCATAGGACCAGGTGCGCACCTGGGTCAGGCGCTGGGCCAGCGCGTCCACATCGCCCGCCGTCTTGGCCAGGCGCGCGATCTGGGCGTCGAGCCAGGCGTCGGGCAGACGGGCATCGCCATCTGACAGATAGAAAAACAGCGAGCGGACCAGGCGCGCGTGCTCGTCCAGCGTGCCTTTGCGGAACTGCGGCGTGCCGCACACATCCCACAGCCGCGCCGCGCCGCCGCGTCTTGCCGCCCGCTCGCGCACCTCCGGGTCGCGGGTGAGGATGTCCAGCACCGCCTCATCCACAGCCGAGCGCACCCGTTCCAGCGCCGGGTGGGGCGCCGGGGCGCCCAGCGATACCCGAAGGCTCTGCAGATCGGTGAGGTCCAGATCGCTATTGCGCCAGACCAGGCGCGTCACCGGCTCGAACTCGTGGTTCTCCACCTGCTCGATCAGTTCGGGGTCCAGCGCCCGCGCCTCGCCGGTCTCGCCAAACGTGCCGTCAGTGCGGAAACGCCCGGCGCGGCCGGCGATCTGGCCGATCTCATGGGCGTGCAGGCGCCGCCGCTTGCGGCCGTCAAACTTGGTGTAGCTGGCGAAAGCGACATGGCCGACATCCATGTTCAGGCCCATGCCGATGGCGTCCGTGGCGATCAGGAAATCCACCTCGCCCGACTGATACAGCGCCACTTGCGCGTTGCGGGTGCGCGGCGACAGGGCGCCCATGACCACCGCCGCCCCGCCGCGCTGGCGGCGCACCAGTTCGGCCATGGCGTAGACATCCTCGGCGCTGAAGGCGACGACAGCCGAGCGGCGTGGCAGCTTGGTCAGCTTTTTCGTCCCGGCATAGCTCAGCGTGGAGAAGCGCTCGCGGGTTTCGATCACGGCCTCGGGGATCAGCCGGCGCAGGATCGGGCGCATGGAGGCCGCGCCCAGCAGCATGGTCTCTTCGGTCCCGCGCGCATGCAGCAGCCGGTCGGTGAAGATATGGCCGCGCTCAGGGTCGGCGGCCAGCTGGATCTCGTCCACCGCCAGAAAGGCGGGGCGCATGTCCAGCGGCATGGCCTCCACCGTGCACAGGAAATAGCGCGCATGGGGCGGGACGATTTTTTCCTCGCCGGTGATCAGCGCAGCGGCGTGGGCGCCCTTCACCTTGACCACACGGTCATAGAGCTCGCGGGCGAGCAGGCGCAGGGGCAGGCCCATCACGCCTGACGCACGCGCCATCATGCGCTCCAGCGCCAGATGGGTCTTGCCGGTATTGGTCGGCCCCAGCACCGCAGTGACGGGGGCGGGCCGTGCGTGACGGGCGGTCATGGCGCGCTCCGGGGCTGCCGTCCCTGACGCCTAATCTAGGGTGATGCGCGGCCTTGAATAAGGGGGCGGGCGCAGCGCGGCGCGCTGAAGGCCCCTATTGCACCATCGGCCCGGCATAGACGCGGGTCGCCACGATATTGATATCGCCGATGCGGGTGCGGGCGCGGAAGCGCACGGGCACCCACGCGCCCTCCATCTGCGCCAGCCAGATATTGATTGGCCGGGCAATGTCTTCAGGCGTCGGGCGCTTGCCCTCGTCATAGCCGCTGACGGGTTCCAGATAGGCGCGGCAGCGCAGCGCCTGGCCGCGATACCCGCTCGAGGCGACCCGCTCCATCGCCCCGGCCTCCAGGCGCAGATCATAGCGCGCCTTGCCGTCAAACACCGGCAGGCGGCCTTCGCACGGGCGCTCGCCCTGGGGCTGGGACAGCATCAGGTTCAGCATCACCGTCACCGGGTCATACGCGCCCTGGCGTTCGGCATCACTGGCGGGCGGCTCGCCCATGGAGCCAAACGGCGGGTTCACGTCCGGCACGGCCATGCCGTCGGCGAAATTGATCCCCACCGTGCGATTGGTGCCGCTGGCGTGGTTGATGTGTTCGTAGCGCCACGGGCTCAGCGCGCGGCCGTCATCGCCCGTGCGGTAGCCGGTCGTGCTGGCGACGATGTCGGTGTCGTCAAACCAGCGCAACAGTCCGCCGGCGCGGAAATTGGCCGCGCCGGCATAGGTCTCGTCATGCAGCCAGGCCGAGATCGTGATGTTGGCCACCGGCACCGCCACAAGCACCGATCCGGAATACTCCACATGGATTTGCTCGGGCAGGGCTGCAGCCCCTGCGGACGCGCTGAACACCGCGGCAGCGGAGGCGAGGGCGGCGAGCATCGGGCGCAGGGTCATGACAGTCAGCCTTGTCTGGACGAGGGCGGTCAGACCGCCTGTGATATATGAAACCGGCGCCAATATGGCTGCAAGATGAATGCCGCCGGAGCACGCCTGCGCCTTGACGCCGCGGCTGGCGTCGGTTAGATCGCCCGCTCTTGCGCCGCAAGACGCCTCTTTTCAAACGGGGCCTGCGGCGGCGCGTCCGGATTAATCTGTCAGCTCAAGGTGGAAGCCATGTCGCGCCGCTGCGAACTTACGGGCACGGGCCCGATGTCGGGCAATAACGTGTCCCACGCGAACAACAAGACCCGGCGCCGCTTTCTGCCCAATCTGGTGCAGGTGACGCTGGCCTCGGAATCCCTCGGCCGTTCCTTCCGTCTGCGCGTCGCCGCCAAGGCCCTGCGCAGCGTGGATCATGCCGGCGGGTTTGACGCTTTCCTGCTGAAGGCCCGCGATGCGGACCTGTCGGCCGGCGCGCAGAAGATCAAGCGCGAACTGAAAAAGACCCAGACCGCCGCGGCCTGATTTTTTCAGCGTCTGAAATCTGAAACGCCCGCCGGTCTCCGGCGGGCGTTTTCGCGTTGACGCATGCCCAAAGAAAATGCCGCCCTGCGAGGGGTGCAGGGCGGCAGGGTGTTTCCCGCCGGCCGCGAGGGAAGGCGGCGCGGGAAAAGCTCTCCTATTCGGCGTGACCGGCCGCGCCGTGGGCAGCCACCGCCTCGATATACTCGCGGCGCGCCTTGCCTGGATCGAGGCTCTCTTCCAGCTCGCGCGCCACGCGCTCGTCATCGTCCTGCAACGCCTGCGGGTCGAGATCGGCGTAGTGCATCACGCCCATATCGGTATAGGCCTTCTGGATGCGCGGCCCCCACAGGCCGATATCCTTCACAATCGGCACGATGCGCTGGAACAGCATGGTTCGGTAGAGCTTCACGATCTCGGAGTTTTCCACGAACGCCTTGCATTCGTCCTCGGGCAGGCCGAGCACGGCATAGAGCTCGCGGCTCTGGGTCATGCGGTCGCGCATCAGATAGCAGGCCTCCACCAGAAACTCCTCGCGCTCGTCGCGCTCGGCCTGGGTGAGCTGGGGATAATAATCGCGCAAGGAAATCCGCCCGAACGCCACATGGCGTGCCTCGTCTTCCATGACATAGGCGTTGACCATGCGCGCCAGCGGGTTCTGCGCCAGATCCCGGATCGTGCCGAAGGCGGCCAGCGCCAGCCCCTCGATCACCACCTGCATGGCCAGATACGTCACGTCCCAGCGGCTGTCTGACAGCGCCTGGTTGACCAGCACCATCAAAGGATCGGTCATGGGATAGGCGACGCCGAACTTGCCCACGAGCTTGCGGTAGGCCTCCACATGGCGCGCCTCGTCCATTACCTGGGTGGCGGCGTAGAATTTGGCGTCGAGATCGGGCACCGCCTGCACGATTTTGGCGGCGGCCAGCAGCGCGGCCTGCTCGCCCTGCAGGAATTGCGACACGTTCCAGGACTGGGTGTGGCGGCGCAGCTCGATCTTTTCCTTCGCCGTCATGCGGTTCCAGACATCCGAGCCGTAAATGGCGACGGCCTCATCGGGCATCTGCATGGGGTTTTCAGGATCGAGCTCGAGCGTCCAGTCGATGCGGTTGACCGCATCCCACTGCATGTCCTTGCCCTTCTGGTACAGGTGCATGAGCGTGGTGCGCCCCTCATCGAAGCGCCAGTCGAACACGGCTTCGAATTCGTTGGGCACATGCCAGTGCGCATCAATGCCAGGCATGGGGTAGAGGTCTCGCAGCGCAGTCATGGGCGTCCTCCCGAGGATCAGCCGGGCCGTCCGCCGCGCCGGGAATGGCCAGGCGGTCCGGCCCAATTGGCGAACGCTCCCTGTCTGACGCAGGTGTGAACAGCGTTCACTTTATGGACACCATGAGGCAGGAGGCCGCGCCTGTCCAGCGCAGAGTTACTCCGCCGCCCGGATCTGCACGGGCGGCTCGATCCCGGTCTGGGCCTCGTCCGCCGCGCGTCTTTGCTCCATCCAGCGCTTCTTGAGCGTCTTGGAGCAGTCGCGGCTGCCGTCGGGCGACCAGCCAGGCGGTCCGAGCCAATAGCCCAGCACTTCGCGGATGGAGCGCGCCGAGCGCACATCCTTCACGATGCCGACCCATTCATGCAGACAGATTTTCAGCGGGTTGTGCGTGCCCAGCTGGCGCACAATGCCATAGCGGCAGGGCTCGTCGTCGCGTTCAGGCTCGAACGAGCCGAACATCTTGTCCCAGATGATGAACACGCCGGCGAAATTGCGGTCGAGATAGCGCGGATTGATTGCGTGATGGACGCGGTGGTGGGACGGCGTGTTGAACACCGCCTCGATGGGCGCGGGCAGGCGGCGCACCGTCTCGGTGTGGATCCAGAACTGGTAGACCAGATTGAGCGCGCCCACGAAGGCCACCATGGCCACCGGAAAGCCGATCAGCACCAGCCAGGACCCGAACAGGATGAATTTCAGCGTCAGCGGGCTCAGCCAGGGCTGACGCAGCGCCGTGGTCAGATTGTAGTGCTGGCTGGAATGGTGAACCACATGGTCGGCCCACCACCAGCGCACGGTATGCGCGAAGCGATGGGCCCAGTAATAGACGAAATCGTCCAGCACGAAGCACACGGCGAACGCCCACCACGCCCAGCCGATGTCGAAAAGCGCGTATTGCTCGATAAACACAAACCAGGTCAGCGCCACGCCGCCCAGAATGATCCCGGACACGGTATTGCCCAGGCCCATGACCAGGCTGGCGGCGCTGTCGCGCGGCTCGAACTTCGCCCGCCCCGTCACGCGTGCATAGATCATCTCGGCCACGATCAGCGCCACGAAGGCCGGGATCGCAAACAGGATCGGATCAGGCAGCTCAGGTGCATCCATCGCATCAGATCTCTTGCGGCTCGCCATGGGCGAACCGGGTTATCCGCCCGGCCCAGAGCCGGGCCGCATCCTCGTCCGCCAGCGTCAGATGGGCGTGCGGCAGCGTAAAGTCATCCATGATTATCACAAGGCGCGCGCCTTGCGCCTGCGCGCCGCGCACCTCGCCGGGCCTTAGCGCCCGCGACACGATGACATCGCCCCGGCTCAGCGCCAGCCCCAAACGCGCCCCGTCCGCTTCCATCACCAGGGCTGCGCGCTTGTCAGTGGCGACAACGCCTTCGGTTCCGGCGCGAAAGCCCAGCACGTCGCGCTCCAGCGCCTCGGCCCCGGTTTGCACGCTGTCAATTGTAGACGGGGCCCAGCCGCCCAGCACGGCGTTGAGCCCGATAATCAGCCCGACGGCGAGGGCCGAGCCTACCAGCACGCCGGCAAGGGTCACCAGATCACTCATGGCGCGTGATTGAACGGTGTTCACTCATGCTGCGCAAGTCCCGTTTGCCCGCCCGCCGGCGCCGGCGCGATGGCGTAGTATTCCTGCGTCCAGAGCCGGTGCAGTACGCCGGGCGGTAGGCCATAGGCTGCCTGCAGATAGCGCGACTGGCTGTGATGGGTGCGCCAGGCGCGGATTTTCGGCCCCGCCGGGGCGGGCACGGCGAAATCCGGTTCCGGCTGCAGCGCCGCCACATGCTGGCCGCGCGCGCCGCCAAACCGGCGCAGGGCCGGGCGCGGGGCGAGCACCTGCACCAACACCGGCGCGTCGTCGCCCTGCGCGGCCACGGCCGCCTGCGCCGCTGCGCCGATCACCATGTGATCGGGATGCAGCGACACGCCGCTGTCTGGATGGAAGCTGACCACCGCTGAAGGGCGTGTGCGCGCGATGGTGTCGGTCACCAGCGCCGTCAGGTCCACCAGCGGGCGGTATTCCAGCTGGCCATCACCCAGATCAAGCACAGCATGACTGGCCACGCCCAGCGCAAAGCCGTGCTTGCGCGCCTCCGCCTCGCGCACCACGCCCAGATGCGCCTGATCGACCACGGGCGGATACTGGGTCCCCGCCTCGCCGCGCGTGGCGGTGAACAAATGGACGGGCGCGCCCTCGGCCACGATGCGCGCCATCAGGGCGTTGGCGGTGATCTCGTCATCGGGATGAGCGAACACGAACAATACGCCCGCCTCGCCAAATTGATCCGTCACCGAGCCAAGGCGCGCCACGCCGGGCTCATTGAACAATGTCCGGCCCAGCATCAGCGCGCCGAAGGCCAGAGCGACCAGCACGGCCAAGGCGGCGCCCGCCAGCATCAATAACCTTGCGCGCATCGCCGGATCCCCTGGCCCCCTTGTCAGCGCCGCCAGACTGCCCTGTCATGACCGCGTCAACAAGCCGGTCCAGTCTTCCGGCTATCATGCGGGGACGCGTCCCCGAAACGCAGCCGAGGGGAGCTTGCCATGCGCTTTTTTCTGATCGTGATCGCCTTGATCGCACTGGCCTGGACGGGCGCCGCGCTGTGGCCGGCCCCTGCGCCGGTGAGCCATGCCTGGCTGGAGGCGCGCGTGGAGACCCGCGCCGAGCGCGTCGCCCATGGCGCCGGGCTCGGGCGCGCGCCGGCCAACACCCTCGAAGCCCTGGCCCAGGCGGTCGCCGATGGCGCCGATGTGCTGGAGGTCGATGCCCAGATGACCGCTGACGGCGTGCTGGTGCTGATCCATGACGATACGGTGGACCGCACGACTAACGGCTCGGGCCGGGTGGATGGGATGACCCTCGAGGGTATTACGGGCCTCGACGCGGCCTTCGGCTATGACGGCGACGCGCCGGACCGGTTCGCGGGACAGGGCGTGCGCGTCCCCACCCTTGCCGAGGCGCTGGCCGCCCACCCGGACATGCGCTGGATCGTGGAGATCAAACCGGACACAGAGGCCGCCGCGCTGGCCATGTGCGAAACGATCCGCGACGCCGGCATGGGCGAGCGCGTCATGGTCGGCTCCTTCCATGACAGCGCCATGAGCCATTTTCGCGAAGCCTGCCCTGAGGTCGCCGCCGGCATGGCGTCGAACGAGGCGCTGAGCTTCTACATCGCCGCCCGGCTGGGGCTTGCCAAATTTCACCCGACCCGCGCCCACGCCATGCAGATTCCACCGCGCGCCTCGGGCCTGGATGTCGCCCATCCGCGCCTGATCGAGGCGGCCCATGCGCGCGGCCTGGCGGTGCAGGTGTGGACGATCAATGACCCCGATGACATGGCCGCGCTCATAGAGCTGGGCGTGGACGGAATCATCACCGACCGGATCGATGTGATGGCGGGGGTGCAGGGCGCGGACTGAGCTCGAAACTGGCCCAGAAGGCCCAATATATTGTACAGTATACAGCGGAATTACCGGATCTTGTAGCGTCGGTTCGGCGCCTGAGTTTTGCCTTGATTCGCCGCAATCAGCGCCCTGTGTACGAACATAAGATATTGAAAAATAAATTATTCGTGCAGTATATGCACCGCGTCATAACTCCGTATACTGCTAAAAAACTTGACAGCGGCGGGCTCAGGTGACACTTTGGTGACATCAAAAGCCAGCCCATGGAGGGTGATATGCCACGACTGACTGCAATCCTTCTGATCGGCGCCTGGCTCGCATTCGCGGCGCTCGCCACCCGCTTCCTGACCCCTGAGGTCACGGGCGTGCTGGCGCTGGCGGGCATGGCGGCCACGGTCG
The window above is part of the Hyphomonadaceae bacterium ML37 genome. Proteins encoded here:
- a CDS encoding sulfotransferase: MSDPVARLQAAIQAENLLEMSRAARAMLAAEMPLGADWASVAGACLQAGDDFAALQAAGRVAEASPDHLESWLWVAAVYTAMGDHANALKVFETQIKRFPEDVVLRRRAGRALLELGRAAEAETHFRLAVALSGGDAISYEGLAQAHTFTAGDDVLAHMEQTRLNLPEAASAEQRGVLAYAIAKAYEDVGEYDVSARRVTEGAAFYRESAPFDVERHEQSITHLLSVYDPRFAGSQQDAGLLDARPVFIVAPPAAGASWLARALGAGEGVGRLERYNSIFWMAASPLGDQRPEDIEHALSQAGDRSALAEVGRAYLRYAEERTGKAERIIDPSSLNEMSVGAAGLALPAARFIIVTREPRDLAWAIFKRRFRKGRHWSYHLDDIARVTTQTARLGERWRTLFGDRVMTVSYEALAADPGGEVSRIAQFAGVDAEAAAAEAWLRADLFKTDPVGVHERAASRLPALVAALGRAGVNEA
- the hemF gene encoding oxygen-dependent coproporphyrinogen oxidase, with amino-acid sequence MTEPADLARQPRAVAARAWFESLRDQICAAFEALEDAADPALYPGEPARFELTPWKRGDGAEDLGGGVMGLMRGRLFEKVGVHVSTVYGRFSPQFAGQVRGAAEDPRFAATGISLIAHMRNPHVPAVHMNTRFISTQLSWFGGGMDLNPTQDYQRQDDFEDTVLFHAAAKAACDRADPEYHPRYKAWCEEYFWLKHRAEPRGTGGIFYDHLDTGDHDADFTFTQDVGKAFLEAYPAIVRARMGTPWTEADRREQLIRRGRYAEFNLLYDRGTKFGLETGGNIESILSSMPPEAIWP
- a CDS encoding CarD family transcriptional regulator; translated protein: MTKKTANDNKSFKKGDYIVYPAHGVGRVTGVEKETVAGFDIEVYVVSFEQDKMTLRVPTSKATTSGMRPLASEQVLKDAIGTLKGKPRIKRTMWSRRAQEYEAKINSGDLISIAEVVRDLHRQEDQPEPSYSERQLYESALDRMVREVAAVEKVDRDKALELLTQTLTKKAA
- a CDS encoding ferredoxin family protein, whose product is MTYIVTDACIRCKFTDCVEVCPVDCFYEGENMLVIHPDECIDCGVCEPECPVEAIKPDTEDDSDGKWLAINSKYAASWPNITVKKDAPPDAADFETETGKLEKYFSEKPGSGE
- a CDS encoding RNA-binding S4 domain-containing protein — encoded protein: MTPESEAASQRCDIWLFRARLFKSRALAAEAISAGRVRIERFGQVQRLTRAAALVRAGDRLVFTRGGDVVRIAVLALAERRGPPAEARGLYEAESGAG
- a CDS encoding helicase, with the protein product MTARHARPAPVTAVLGPTNTGKTHLALERMMARASGVMGLPLRLLARELYDRVVKVKGAHAAALITGEEKIVPPHARYFLCTVEAMPLDMRPAFLAVDEIQLAADPERGHIFTDRLLHARGTEETMLLGAASMRPILRRLIPEAVIETRERFSTLSYAGTKKLTKLPRRSAVVAFSAEDVYAMAELVRRQRGGAAVVMGALSPRTRNAQVALYQSGEVDFLIATDAIGMGLNMDVGHVAFASYTKFDGRKRRRLHAHEIGQIAGRAGRFRTDGTFGETGEARALDPELIEQVENHEFEPVTRLVWRNSDLDLTDLQSLRVSLGAPAPHPALERVRSAVDEAVLDILTRDPEVRERAARRGGAARLWDVCGTPQFRKGTLDEHARLVRSLFFYLSDGDARLPDAWLDAQIARLAKTAGDVDALAQRLTQVRTWSYAAHRPSWTGNPSYWQARTREVEDALSDALHEQLTARFIDRRTSALMKGLRENIDLQAGLDGSGEVTVEGHFVGRLDGLAFRADAAGGPLARRAVANAALKAVRPEINRRLGQLARAEDDALALDEEGRVLWQDEPVARLTPGPDPFTPGAALIGGELGAAEAGARAERRLEAFAADQARAVLGPLLSLREAVGARTGGLDGLARGIAYRLVEGHGAAPRQALAADIAALSTQERRQLRSAGVRLGEHGVFMPALLKPRAARLNALLHAVHTGDAARAFRPPPGRTSVAPDPSLDAAAHACAGYQVCGPLAVRLDMLERLADLIRDARQADKSRRFTPAPEMMNLLGCDEEALCGVLRALGYRRVRKAEGGSPELWASRARREPDREAPGTPPPADTPFAALAALSLTPAANPAAARPAKARRPRPRRAARDKRA
- a CDS encoding DUF3108 domain-containing protein, producing MTLRPMLAALASAAAVFSASAGAAALPEQIHVEYSGSVLVAVPVANITISAWLHDETYAGAANFRAGGLLRWFDDTDIVASTTGYRTGDDGRALSPWRYEHINHASGTNRTVGINFADGMAVPDVNPPFGSMGEPPASDAERQGAYDPVTVMLNLMLSQPQGERPCEGRLPVFDGKARYDLRLEAGAMERVASSGYRGQALRCRAYLEPVSGYDEGKRPTPEDIARPINIWLAQMEGAWVPVRFRARTRIGDINIVATRVYAGPMVQ
- the rpmB gene encoding 50S ribosomal protein L28 produces the protein MSRRCELTGTGPMSGNNVSHANNKTRRRFLPNLVQVTLASESLGRSFRLRVAAKALRSVDHAGGFDAFLLKARDADLSAGAQKIKRELKKTQTAAA